DNA sequence from the Acipenser ruthenus chromosome 20, fAciRut3.2 maternal haplotype, whole genome shotgun sequence genome:
ATATCTTGATGGCATGCAGTGCTGTTAATTAAAGAAAGAAGGGTTGAAATCTCAATGCccatcttaaagagtgagtagtggggttctgaaaaacacagcgttacacgtccccaaatgttgctacaactgtttaaataatggacctcccatttttttctttttattgttaacatccagacaactttttacacttagaacttgttttcaaagctcttttcaaaatggccgccacAGGTGCAGATTGCTTAGCTTGAGAAGTTGCCTGTTTGTCCTGTGGTGATCATTTTGTTATCgtatgatttataaaaaaaatagtcacAGAAAATGCTCCCGTAACAAACTGATTTAAGTTTTTATCTGCAAAAAAAttggtaagatttatggaatgattttgttagctacaatcactttaaatgcTCCGTATATATTTCTTTACCCCAGTCTGTGGAGAAGGCTGCTTATAAGTTCAGCACACACGATAAAATTGGCTAACCATGGCTAAAtggtcaaataaaacaaatgtcacGCTTATTTCATAATCCACACTTAACAAAAAGGTGCACTGTTATTGAAGCATCAGATTCAGTGTATTTCAGGGTTGCTATAACAGCAGAGACTGGAAGTATCACTGCTGGAGCCCCCATGTCCTGCCTTCAATCTCTGACTCTCTGATGCTCCAAACTGTGGCAGGCATTGCTGAGTCATGTGACCGCGGTCCCCTTCCTCTGAGTCAGTACCAGGGTCTCACTACGGATGTTTGACTACAAAGAGAGGAAACCTTGTTTAAAACAGGAATGATCCAAAATAAAACTGTGGaaccacagcaaacaaaacacacacccaGAGCCACATTACAGCTCCACACAGATCTACCGAGAAATGTGTCAGTTTGGCTCTGGGCTCAAGGCAATTCACACGTTTATGAAAATTCAAAATGTTTCTAAAAAGCACAAGGAAGTCTCAAATAATGCCACAGGGACAGTTGTTCCTTAAATGATCTCAGACCCTTCAGACAAAATTTtcttattaggaggctgtgtggtccattggttaaagaaaagggcttgtaacctggaggtccccggttcaaatcccaccccagccactgactcattgtgtgaccctgagcaagtcacttaacctctttgtgctctgtcttttgggtgagacgtaattgtaagtgactctgcattcATTCATATAAACATGATACAGTATACATGCAGAAAGGCTACTGCAGCTCAGAGAAGCAAAGAAACACTTTCTAAAGGACTTCATAACATAAGGAATGTCAAAGTTTAGAGTGGATGCTGATCTTAAAGAGGAATCATAATAAAAGTAAATATTTCCTGAAGACTTGGAGACTCATGAGCCTCCTATTCATCTCTTTGCAGTTCTTAGACCCTTGTTTATTAGGAGGGGTGTTGCCTTACCTATGAGGAGGACATAATGTTCTTCTATGTTTATttctgtaaacaaaaataaaatatatattctttatatACAATTCCTGCTGTTTTGTACAGTAATTGGGTTGCAATAAGAAAGGGAGACTTGTCCTGTGCCAGTCAAATGTTTGTTTGACTTACAAAGTGTCGAAGGCCACAGGCTTCGGCCCATATTGATCCAAGCTGGGGTTGTGAGTGAGGCAAAACTGAAACAGAGTACATGTGGTTACTTGCAGTTTACTGGCCTTCAGGAGATGCAGAACTCAAAGTTCAAACACCTCCTCTTAATGATATTGACCTTGCTCACAAAGCTTTTACTGGAGAGTAATGTAAAGcctatttttacatacatgttGATATTCACAATCTAGACTgctgttgatttgtttttttaaagagggAGTTAAAAACATAATGAATAGGGCCCAGCTTCACAACATTCACTAAACAACAAAGGACTCAAGCTGTTCTGTAAACAGCTATTATATAAATAGTTTTAGATACAGTAAAGTGGTTCCACTACTGTTTTGAAAGTGAAACGTGAAATTAGCTTTTTGATGTACTATTATGATTATTGGTTTACAAAACATGAATTCACGCACTGATTTTAAGGAAAGTGACTATAGAACAATCTCTCTGTATGACTTGCAAGACACTGTTGCAACCAATGTAAATCTTGAGCCTGTTTTTCAGTCTTTAAAATAACTTGCGTTAAGCACACACCTTCCACGACTGGGGGGGTTTAGGTTTCAAGTTCCTCAAAGAATATCCACTGAAATGAGGTTCTGTAAAGAAAAAGACAGCATCAGTAATGACCACTTCATTTCATAGCATTGGTCCCTGTGTTTTTATACCTGCTTGAGGACATGCTATTGTGAAACTGTGTTCAGATCCTTTCCAACACAATATTCTGGTACTATGAAAATTAAGAGAACAAAGCTTGTCAACACTACAGCAGGAACTGAAAAGCTGAAGGATTATTTATCTTCAGTACTCTTTAGGCTCCTTTCAAAACTGCTCAAggaatatataattattttataatgtattcagTTATTTATACAAGGCACCCTGTCTGTAGCTCAGGTTATCAATTGGTCCACTGAAAAAAGGCCCTAGGAACATCTGTGCTTCCAGTATTATCTCCATAGAAACACGTCTACAACATCTCTCTGCATAAACAAATCCCTCTTTCCTTCTGGAAtatcttctgtttaaatatttccttaAACTGTCTTATGAAATGTTTATATAACTACCAatcaaaattaaatcaaataaaatataaagattTCAGTTTTCAATGTTAATCAACAAACAATATACAGAGAGGAAGCCCAGGGCGCTATCCTCTGGGCAATTTGGATGCTTACAGCAATAACGAAACATAAAGTGATGATGATACTCCTGGAGTCACAGAAGTTACAAGCCTATATCAGTGGGCAAAACGATAACCTGTGACCATCAAAATCATTCAGTCATTACATTCCACACACCCTTGAAGAGTTACAGAAAACATTGACAGCTGGTTTCACGAGCTGTGATGACAGCTTCTCCCTTTCACAGGCAGATGGAGACAGAGACTCCTATTTAAAgtgaattcaaataaaacttgGATAGTTTTTAACCAGCATGTATTTACAGGCAGGTCTGAGTTTGAGTAACACTTAAACATGGCACAGAAATGtaccagttccactcaccctttcacctttttgttctttctaATGTATATTTAGAATGTACAGCAGATCAAGCAAACCCAGAAAAGGCTTTGCTACGTTGTACAGTTTGTACcacagtgctttaaaataaataaaccaaagcaACCAGTTTTTTTAAACCAGAAAATAAACAATACGCATTTTGTAACAGTTTCTATTGTTTTAAACCTGGCCCCTAATGCCAGTTATTATGTGAAGGTAGGTTGTAAAAAACAACACTGCTGCTTGTTTACCTGCCTTATCCACCAGGGGCAATGTAAACCCTGGGGAGGGACGGCTAGCTGACCAGGCCACTGCACTGTCCAGAAGGAGGCGCTGTTCTGCAGCGGAGGGGTATGTTGACCTCAGATACTTGTTACGGAAAGTGTCCTGAACACAGAGACAATGATATGCGTAAaatctgtctccctgtctgtatCTTTATATCTCTGTCCAAAAGGTTGATAACATGCATATCAAAGCGAGAAGCTAATTTATAGCTAGATTTCCATTGGATAGTATTTGAGCCATTTcatgttttactatgagcttaccTGCAACTAAGATGAGAAGGTTTAGGTATGACTAATAAGGCTGGGcttgtaaaatctggaatggctcaaactgttatgcaatgggagtccatCAATCCATGCTATAAGCATGATATACTGTTCTGCACCATTGTCTTTGTGCTTGATCATTTGAATTCTCTACAAactcaataaacaaataaaaaagatggCCTGTTATACCATTCTCCCCCATCCAGtatctgtggtgtgtgtgtatgatCTGTATGTACACTGTACTGCCATCTACAGTATTTTGTATCTGACTCACAGTGACAATGAAGTGTCTCTTGGGAAGCTTGTGGCAAGAGTTGGACCAGTCCCTGAAGTCCtctgtggagcagagagagagagagagagagagagagagagagagagagagagagagagagagagagagaacattctTATCTCCTTGTGCCCTTATCCTGAAAGAGGCAGTGTTGAGTTACAGTGCTCTTACCAGTGGTGAACAGCACTACTGCTATCTTCAGTActaaaaaacctttttttaaataaattaccttttatttatttttagccgACTCCagttctttattgaaacatcaaCAGGTTACGGGGTTAATgcaatgatttttcattttttccctCAGCCAGCAGCTGACCATATAAGGCCAGGGAAAATGACGCTTGTCTATGGTTGACTTTGGATGCCAGTATCTCAGTATACCAACCTCTCTGTTGTATAAAtaacaggtttcatggtgttccaTTGACGAATTCCACTCAAACACGTATTCTAATAGCCGATTAGAATAATTGTcgttttttacagtattttgtaagCCCCTGAAAAATAACTGTTGAAAAAGAGCAAGCCTATCTACAAAGAAGTCCCTATCTTTCCTTTAGTTGCTGTGTAGTACCTTACCTCGGGTGCAGGGGGTGGTGGTGCGGCTGTGCTCGTCTGGGAGGCGTTGAGCCACAGTGTCCATGTCCATGCAGCGCAGGGTGGGCAGGTGGGGGTGGTACAGGGTGTCTTTGACTGCCGACAGCATCGTCCAGGGGGGTGAGTTGGAGCGGCAGGCTGAGTGACCCCACATGCCTTGATCTTCTGAGAAGTAGCCAGCCTCTGGTGTTATCATGCCCCTTAAAACAGAGCACAGCAAGCAGGAAGACTGACAGAGCGGCAAGAAGTTTATCTTGGAGCTGTGTTCAGGGAAAGTCTGTTCCTTCCTGTTTCCTTGGTTGTATCACAAAGCAGGAcattattgtttttcaatcactGGATCAATTCTGACTGGCTCTATAGGGTGAGGAGGTAAGGACTGGGAGCGTAAACCAGCCAGCAAAAAATTGAGTTAGCTTGGCCCATGTTTAATATTGTTCACTGTCAGTTATTTCGGTTGCTAAATGGGCCAATTATTTTAGAGAACCAGAAAAATGGAGTGGATTTGCCTTGCTAGTGGAAcaacatcatttaaaatgtttacctcaAAATGAGATGGGGGCCCCATATTCCACAATACTTACAGAACAAAACTTACAACAGTGAGTAATTCTATATTACTGTTTTCATGGGCTAAAACAAAGCATCATAGTGGCACAGTTTAATGAAGCAATTGCACAATTAAACTTAGAACATGAATTACATATCATTGGCAGAATGTGCCTGAGCTAGTGATTGACTGGAATGCATAAACAGTGGAAGATATTTGCAGTGTAGAATGACCAAAGAAGCCTAAAATAATGTCTTCCAAACAGTCTGATAATTAAACTTGAATGAAAGGATACTCTTGCAAAACTGTCTGCAAAACCAAACTGTCTGTTTGGTCTAGAGATATTTTCTAAAAGAAATATGGCAATTTCCCCAATTGCCAGAAATAATAGTTTGAGATTCACTTAGAACAACACAAAGGAGGCCTGCCAACAATAATGGAAAAGGTCAGGATGCCAGGGTTAACACCCTGGTCTCCTTCAGACCAGACTGTGTGATCACTGTCTATGGGGATTCTTACTGAGTTTCTTTTAAAAAGAGGCGCAGTTCTGTAATGCCATGACTAAAACACTATTCTTCACTCATCAGCTGTCAACCTGCTCTCTGATAATGAGCATTAAAACACTTTATTCACCTTATTATCAGATAATAAAAACATTCCACTCTCATTGCCATTACTCTGCACCACTATCACCTAAGCATTACACTTAGCACAACACTTATCTATACCCTGCTTTCAACTACTCAGGCATGCCAAACTCAGAACTCCAGAACTGTCACCCTGGAACAGCCCCTTCTGACCACATcagaaatggaaaattaaacCCACATTTCTCCACTTATACCCAATAACGAAAGTAACCCACCAAACCTACCTGCCTCTGAGTCCTGGACTCAACCAGTTACAATCCAGACTGAAGTGCAAGTCTGCCTTATTAATGACCCTTGGTCACTGAATCTTTGTGTCCCATAGCAACAGGTAACTAAATATCAAATCCGTTGCCAAGTGAATCAGCCAGACAGCAAAGGTTGCTAAGCAACAAGTCCAGTGTCCTGCCTGTTACCTAGTGATCAGGGGCCATTTATATACCAGGTCTTGACTTTTACAAAAGTAGATACAATAGCTTTGGACTGGAACCTTAATCTATTACCCATTAAAATGGAGAATGGTGTAAATTGACCACTTAATCATTCACCTATGGTTTTGAGAGTTGAACTTGCTTTGCAACAAGTTGATCCAGCATTTTGGTAATTATGGCCTCTGAAACCAGTACACAGGTCATTGGTGGTTTTACCCATATACTGTTTATTGCAGTCAGTACGTTTGCACTGTATAACATACAAACAGTAATAGTTTCTTCAAGATAATCACAGGTAGTGTTCTTAAAACAATCATCTGTAACTCACTGTGGAACTTAAACATCAGTCTACctagtacttttttttaaaactgtgggTTAATTCAATAAAGCTTGGcattcatgaaactgttttaattattatgaaAGCTAGGGTTGCTACTTCTGATGCTAAACAATGTACTAACTATCAGATTTATGACAAGACAAACAGGACACCTCTATTCACCCACAAATaactttcgggtgagacgttgttgcaaGACTCAACAATCTGTGCTAATGAAGGTCCTTtacaagtttaatcacaattggacaagctgTTTTTtacatatatgtaaaaatgtaattgtgacagcCTCTTTTTACCTCCAGATTATGATACTATCAATAACCTATGCTATGGAATGTCGTTGGTAGGTCCCAGAGTGGCTCTTGCTGGGAATCCCACGGGAGTGTtccattggctctggtgctcctatTGATTAGGAAGGCAAAATCAGCTGGGACTGTATGTCCTCCTCGCACTACAgggaaccctactggccagataCCACCGAGCTCACTCGAACACCTGGATCACTCTCCTGAATGTAGTTTCAAGACAACTGGAAAATCAGTTTTCCCCCCCTTGCCAAGGATTTGGATGTCCATTCAGGGATAATAACTTCTGATAGGAATAGGGCCAAcaatgtaaatacaaaataaacaatatatatgtgATGAAACATACAAAAATAGTTATTCTTATCAGGAGATGTGTCACGTAATTGCATATTTCTATGGAATTATAATATTTGAGATTTAGTAAGTATGAATTACGTAAACATCATAAATAGATAGGCCAGTGTTTACAGCTGTAGGTAACCATGAAGAGCTTATGTAAGACTGAATTCATGTTGTGAATGGGGATCTGGTGTGATCTGGTGTAACAGTGACCatcgttcattttgatttctTGTGTTATTGAGTGTCTGCATTGACCATAGCAAGTAACATAACGACCAACCATATATTGCTCAATAAATTATATGTTTTTTAAAGGCCTGAACAAATTAATTGTTACAAAATGGCTCTTTTGCTCTGCGTTCTGGCTGATGATTTGATGTCCTTTCTGGTATGTTTATTGTCTCTGGGGGAGAATTGCCAACTGAGGCCAGTCCAGGGCTTTGCCATTCGCCATTTTCAGCTTGTTCCATGTCTGCATGTGAGTCTTCAGGGCCATctgaaaatacaagaaaaagcaaacaaactAATCAGTAAGAGCTACACAGATATTGGACCATATTCAACGCACACCATGTGATGTgacatttgtattatatttagggctgctgtttttcgggttttatgaattgtatttttcggtgcttatttaactattttcgagttttatgtaaaagttttttgttttttttcggggctttcgttttttatatactgtatgaaatgagtgttttcggttactttccaaaatgcttgagcgtttttttttttctgtcaaaatatgtatagtagtaactcgacagtacttgcacacttaagttgtactttctttcctttgctgtcttccacaacaaaatccctatggtcatgggcacattcttctggggtttttgtgatCAATGACAggtgcaagtcaggaaggcgggacattgcccagcagctttgggaaatgtatttattattatttttgtagtaggttttattttttaatgggaaaaaggTAAAGTCAACATttattgattaaccatttccacagtttttttccgatgttttccagtgtttattggctatccaccaatttcatgttttttgtattgggggtgttttatctggttttatcagttaaaaccgaaaatcagaagccctaattatattattataagaaTGTTATAATTTACACAGGTTAATGTACAAAAGTATTTTGCAAGGGGGCATTTCCTGAAACTCTACTATTATCTTCTAtaactttaaatacagtatttagaatACTGCCAATAGTTCCAAAAAAATGCATGACATTGTATGTGCCTCACTCACCTCTGAGATCTCCACCTTGCGCTCCCAGATGTGAACACTTTGCTCCAGATCACTGTGGCTGGCTTTCCCAGTGACGTACTCCAGGACATTGGGGACCCGGTAATCTGACAGTTGACCTCGCAGCCTTTTGTTCACGGTCTCAGCCTTGGAACGCTCCTGTGTCGGAGAAGAggacacacaagaacacagagcaCAGAATGCACCCACAAGTGAAGCAATCCATCCAGGATGTGCAGGCACCAGTGGCTTGTACTATAGTagtattgtattgtgttatggGATTGGAGTTTATATCTGCTTGTGTGGCATGTGTCAGAGTTAAAAtcaagaatactttttttttttttttttaaacgcattaCTGGCTGTGTTCTATAacctttaattactttttgaaactgataaaaaataatattccAGGCAGTAACAAACTGCTCTGGATAGATGGTATGTGTTATAACTGGCAATAACCCACTTCTCTGGAGACTTACCTCCTCTACCTGTATCGTTTCAGCCGCTATTTTCATCAGCATTTCCTTCCTTGATAAAAGCTCGCTGGTCAGATTGTTTGACTCTGAGGTCATATTCTGCAGCTTTTTCTAAAACATAATGAACACCAGATGTAAGACTTGATTAAAAGAAGGGGCTACACAAACTGGTTTCTAAAAGATGGTAAGTAAACCTTTAAGGCATCATTAAAGAGCAGCCCATGTTTTTAACTTTCATGCAACTTTAAATGCTGCTATGGGGAAAAAAGATCACTTCAAATGTCACAGCAGCGCTCCAGATGATGGGAAACTAAATAGGACATAGTGACCTGCAGATATGTAGTATATAGACTTTATAAAACCACCCTGTATTAAAAGACTGTGAATAGTTTAGCTCACCATATTCTCAAtggtgaagaaaaaataaaagtaaaatatttcTAATTTTGTGTCATAATTTACTTAAACTCCCTCACTTAAAAAAGCAATCATTTTTTATCATATTTCAGATCATTTCCAAagattttgtaaaaaaataaataaaaataaaaaagaaacaaggtggATTGCTCTATACGCAGATTTTTATGTCCCCTAAATAAGGTATAGAAATTGGTTTGCAGTGCCCAGATCATCAACATGTTGTTCACTCCAGCATCCCTCACCTTGTATGTGTTGAGGACCTGCAGGGTGTTCCCAGCCAGCAGTTTCAGTCTCAGCAGGTCCTGGTTCCTCTCGTCGATCTTCTCCAGGTACTGGCTGTTCTCGATCTTCAGCTGCTGAAAATCCACCTCGTGCAGAGCCTCGCCCATCTCCTCTTTCTACAAGATCCCCCATAGCTGATCAATATCCATCCTTCTACAACAGCCAAGTTCTAGGAAATGCTACATTGTTTATGGACTATTTAAATCCAAACTGCACAAGAGATCAGTCAAACCGAGGTGTCCAACAGTGTTAACATCCAAAAAGAATATTGTTGTTCCATATGGTTCTTAATACTGTATAAGAAATCAATCAAA
Encoded proteins:
- the LOC117425634 gene encoding testis, prostate and placenta-expressed protein-like isoform X1 gives rise to the protein MITPEAGYFSEDQGMWGHSACRSNSPPWTMLSAVKDTLYHPHLPTLRCMDMDTVAQRLPDEHSRTTTPCTREDFRDWSNSCHKLPKRHFIVTDTFRNKYLRSTYPSAAEQRLLLDSAVAWSASRPSPGFTLPLVDKAEPHFSGYSLRNLKPKPPQSWKFCLTHNPSLDQYGPKPVAFDTLNKHRRTLCPPHSQTSVVRPWY
- the LOC117425634 gene encoding testis, prostate and placenta-expressed protein-like isoform X2, whose protein sequence is MITPEAGYFSEDQGMWGHSACRSNSPPWTMLSAVKDTLYHPHLPTLRCMDMDTVAQRLPDEHSRTTTPCTREDFRDWSNSCHKLPKRHFIVTDTFRNKYLRSTYPSAAEQRLLLDSAVAWSASRPSPGFTLPLVDKAEPHFSGYSLRNLKPKPPQSWKFCLTHNPSLDQYGPKPVAFDTFQTSVVRPWY